In Dromaius novaehollandiae isolate bDroNov1 chromosome 16, bDroNov1.hap1, whole genome shotgun sequence, one genomic interval encodes:
- the LOC135330164 gene encoding uncharacterized protein LOC135330164 gives MLSTKKNSTSILTLKEILENGFVAGASSHSHSSPVHSYYMDSSSASKLNTWELFIDLDNTAKGSSLYVVKQSESLNSCLKTDLHGQTQGVSDSSLFSFCKTPHGQTVFDLSGLTSEHPNRGLGCHSMMDVVLQNTSTPCKTEKHSKPLENLLSKSTELVTDISTVGKPPAPRWEISEIKVPLDTNLSLDVSAEELRLLGCSKPDTPSLDTSSVVIPLAWPGAFKRCPALIHRSSTCENQPSDPEPVSGFLHQVL, from the coding sequence ATGTTGTCCACCAAGAAGAACAGTACCAGTATCCTGACTCTAAAGGAAATCCTGGAAAATGGCTTTGTTGCAGGAGCCTCCAGCCATAGCCATTCTTCTCCTGTCCACAGTTATTACATGGATTCTAGCAGTGCCTCAAAACTCAATACCTGGGAGCTCTTCATAGACTTGGACAACACAGCAAAAGGTAGCTCTCTGTATGTGGTCAAGCAGTCAGAGTCTCTGAATAGCTGTCTGAAGACTGACCTGCACGGTCAGACCCAGGGAGTCTCTGATAgcagtcttttctctttctgcaagACCCCTCATGGTCAAACTGTTTTTGATTTGTCTGGCTTGACTTCTGAGCACCCCAACAGAGGACTGGGGTGCCACTCCATGATGGATGTGGTCTTGCAGAACACATCAACACCATGCAAGACAGAAAAGCACTCCAAACCACTGGAGAATCTGCTTTCCAAGAGTACTGAGCTTGTAACTGACATCTCAACTGttgggaagccaccagcacccagATGGgagatttctgaaataaaagtcCCCCTGGACACCAATCTGTCCCTTGACGTAAGTGCTGAAGAGCTGAGGTTGCTGGGATGTTCAAAACCGGATACCCCATCACTGGACACCTCCTCTGTAGTAATTCCTCTGGCTTGGCCTGGTGCCTTCAAGAGGTGCCCTGCTCTGATCCATAGGTCTTCCACCTGTGAGAATCAGCCAAGTGATCCTGAGCCTGTATCTGGGTTTCTGCATCAAGTCCTGTGA